AATCTGTCTAATTACAGGTATGCACAGTCACAGCGGTGAGAAAGGGAGAATGTTTCCTACAAAGATGCCTTGAAGGCTTTGTTTAATACACTGACTGGAATAAATTCCGCATGCGAGGAACTCAGGTGCCACATTTCCTGAGCTGAGAGCCTTTTGAAACAGCCTTCCAGGTGAGAGTGAGACCGTGACTCAAGTTGTCTGCACTCGAGCCGTGAGTAAACATCATCTCGCTCTTGATCCTGCAAAAAGCCTAATAATGAGGCCAAGCACTTGGCATTAAGATCACAGAGTGCTCGTCTGCCCTCAGTCTCATGCCGCACAGTCAGACGCTGTTTGCTGCTGCACAGATTTTTGACTCAGTTCCGTGGGAGATGAGAGCGTCTGCACGGGTGCTGTTAGTCACCGTGGGACAGCAATCACTTTTACAAAGGGGCTTTCTGAACAAACATGATGCTGTGCGGCCTATCACGCAGCAATTTTTGGAATGTGAATCAACTCCAATTCTGGGTCTCAGAGGCTTTTTAGTGTGATTTCTTGGCTGCAGTTGTTTGCCCTGCCACCGAAGCATTAACAATTTTTagttaaatgcaaaatataatcaATAAATATGTATAGTAAATGcatcacaaaatatataatttccacttttaaaatgttgaaaCTGATCATGAACTAGTTTGTGGTTCATCACACACTAAGCCTCAGGTTTTGTtcctgttttgttattgtttagaCTAATTAGCAAATTTAACATCCAAGTTTACTCCATAAACAGAAGTCCACCTTCAACAGCATGTGCTGTTAAAATAGTGACTTTTAGTGACCTCTGAGATTAGTTTATAGTTTTCACATACACGTTATAGGCTACACAGATACGATGGAAATGACTTGAAGAGCTCTTGTGCATCTTGCGGCGGAGCGCCGTGTAACCCCGTGACTCAGggttgtgtttttatttgatgCTTGGGAAAAGAGCACCACTTGGGTGGCTGGAGCCTTGGCAGAATCCTGAAGTCTAACTAACCTTTAATCCTTAATCCTCAACCCAAACCTGACCCTACTGCATTTATTCGCGTCTAGTTGTCGGATGTCTGTCTCAAACATCATTAAAACCAAAACGTCAGGATTTTCGTGTTGAATAAAAATGCTAGAGGCTTTAcgttattcttatttattttatttttttatcatgtcaCTACTAAATcattgttaatttattaaatattcgaTAGGCTACTGGTCCTAATGTGTTTCCATAAACTTTAAATACGAAACAGGGATAGTCTGCAATAGCCTAACTCTGGAACTGAGTCCAAATGCCGATTCAGTCATCTACACGCgcataatttattaatctttgacaATATACTGTAGGTCAGATAACTGCGAATGATTATCTGTTTTCAATTGGTCTGTACTTTCGACTTTATGTTGACAGGTAAGGAGTGTCTTTATCACGACAGATATTACATAATATCAGTGTTCGGCATGAATTGCTGATAATAGCCTACCAAATAATTTTAATCGGGGGATCTATGTACGCAGCGTTGCATAgagattattttaatgaaagattagcTGCCTAAGCATAAGcaaagcaaaaataattaataacatgcACGTATAAAATTTGAAATAGGctacctatacacacacacacacgcacaccccccccccccccccccacacacacacacacatatatatatatatatatatatatatatatatatatatatatatatatatatgcacactaaaaaaacaatacatcagAATTCCTTGCACAAAGTTCAGCCCTAAACTCAGTTTATTGCTGAACTTTGATCTTTACAGGTAAGACAGTTATCATCAGCTCCATGTAAAACACCCTTCATATTTCATCGTGATTGTCACTGTATGAGGAACCACAATGATCAGGTGAGTTTTGATGAGCTTCATTGTTACAtatggatattttattttattttttttttttttctctaagctAAAAGCATGAGCTTCAACACCCTATGTTTTGCTTCCCACATTAAAGGTTTTCTGTTCTAGTCTGCCTATCAGTGCTGCTGTTCAGCACTTCAGCCAAGCCATACAGGCCCAGGGtatgttttacttttaatatgGACACTCTTCATTTACAGCTAAATATTTTGACTGTCTTAAGTTaccagagaaaaaaataaacaatggctATAATCGCTTTTAATTACAACTGTTTTTACAAGGTCTGCCCTGACCCTTCTTGCCATTTTGAACAAGATGAAAAGgatgtaaataatttaacattcattttaatgaacTTTCTAATATATAAATCTGTGATTTCTGAGTAGGCTGTACCccttcatcttttaattaaattataaaaaaacattttttatatatataatctatatgcTAATGTTTGACatgttacttttaaatataaaaatattatacatttaataatgttacTTTTACATTTGTCCTACAGGAAAAAGTGTTGGGCAAAGCAGTTCAGGACACTATAGAGTAAGTCTTGCCTTCTGCACACTTTGAAGGATCTAAATAGGTCTGTATATAATAAATCTGTAAGAATATTTACAAATCATTGAAATGAGATATTATCCATTGTAGTTTCGATCACCCCAGTGGGAAGATGATCCTGGGAATGAAGGAGGTGGAGCCACCACAGGACATGGACATTACAGATTCTGACATCGATCCCAacatgttgatctggaaagccgtaaaaaaagaaatacagcagAAATATGACAGACCTGAAGAGGATAAAGATGCTCTCTACCACTCCTTTGACATAAAACATCCAGCTGATGGAAAACAGCCTGAAAACTATTTCCAGCCACTGGAACACAATCAGGTACGGATGCATGACAAACCAGAAGAAGATAGGGATGATCTATACCATGGCATGTTTGATGTAGCTGAAGAGCCAATGAGAGAAGAGAAGGATGTAATTGGAGGTGATGTCAGGCCAATCTACTCAAGCCCTGAAGAGGACAAAGATGACCTGTACCACGCAGATGTTAAAGGACATCAGTCTGACCAGCAGGCTCTGCCTATGAACATATTCCCCATTCGCCCAAAAAGGGTGCACACAGAGCCAGAGGTAGACCTGGATGCCCTCTATCATAAGCAATGATAAGATAAGTCATGTCTAAAGGATTGTAATACTGAATGTTTATTCATTAGAGTTTTAATCAAATGCTCtcttaaattaaatgtgttttaacatgATTTCTTTTTAATATAGCTAATATTGAACATAAGAATAAAACAGTTTGTCTGTTTAACATGTCTCAAACTCATCAATACTGAGAAGACTGTGACCATAATTAATAAGGCGTATTGATCACTTTTTTCATTGAAGCACATTTAATGAAAagtaaatgaaatacattttaataaaattatttaaaagtagaaaaagtatttaataaGGCAAGGAttaagaaaaatacagtttttccaCGGTCCTAACAACAGATCATTCACAGAGCTCAATTAAGCAGCTGTTTATTCACAGAACAATGCACAACAAAATGAAAAGTGCAGGTGTGGACTGCGATTCATATGCTGGACATGAAAAGATCAATTTGACCAGTTATATTTAAAGTttaagattaaatatttaaaggttAAACAGAACTGACTTTCATTTCACAAAACTttcagggaaaaaaagaaaagaaaaatgtatttttcaaatagtattttattgtatgATTTTCTCTaatctatttattaaagaaattgcCTTACTGCTTATTTTACAACAtcacattacagaaaacatgaagaGAAAATAATTTGAGCTTTTTGAACAATTACAAAATCTAAAATGAtgccattaaataaataacatatatataaacgTTTTCTGTATGTGCTGTACCAAACATCCTTATTTTAGCACTGTTCACCAGGCGGAATGACACCTTTCTTGATTATGAGATTTCCATACAGTGCAGTCTCCCTGTAAGACAGATACAGATCatccataattattatttttcttaaacataaatatacaatcATGTAATTGTTAAGCAGACCCATCATAGATCATAAATAGAAATGCTCACCCAGTTGCCACTACAGCAAATGACTTCTTGGCACGCTCATAAAATGCAAACCGTTCAACAAATCTGAAGTTACcctgaaaggaaaaaaaagcatACTAAATTGTAAGACTGTTtgctaatgtatatatatatatatatatatatatatatatatatatatatatatatatatatatgaaatttgaagtaaaatattatattattcagaTAATATTTTATGTGCTGGACAAATTATTTATATTccctttgaaaatataatttaagcaGTGATGAATAGACCTCATCGTATGAGTTATAACCCTTTATGTATATAATAGCTTACATCTGATCCTGCTTGTTTCAGGAGGTCAGAGTACTGGTCCCATACCGGCACTTTCAGACCCTTAAATTTGTCACTGTGCACAAGGTCCATGACAGCTGCCTAACAAATCAGACCTTATTTAGTGTCAGACACAATCTACAATTATGATAAATTACATACATTAAGAAATGGAGGTGAAATTTGTGGTATagccattaaaaaataaaagatgccAGATAAtggtataaatataattatagctTACCCACCGAATCATCATAGGTATAAAGAGGAAAAAGCTTCAGAATTGCCTTCAGAAGTTCTGGTATACCTACACCTTAAAAAGTAAAACCATATACTTGATTAAACAACTTAATGCACAGCAATCAGTGACAAAAATGTCAGTTGCATATTAAGAATTATTTTGGGCCAAGTAGATCTGCAACTATAACTTAGGCTACAAATGATCAGTTATCATTTCTTCTGTAGAACCATAAAAATCAACATGAGATTTTAAACAGtgtaagaaatgtacaaaatctttcttttatttttttttattttaactacgAATATGCATGCAATtagtttaacagttttattgtAGAAACAATACCTGCTTTATTTAGTAATAGTCTAGACGCTTGTAGAACACATACCGTCCGTTCTTATCTCCACTGGACCACATTTACAAATAGATGATGTTGGAAAATTTGCGTCTgcaagaacttaaaaaaaaaaaaaaaacaaaaaaaaaaaaacagtgatacaTGACAATCCATACATAAGAGTTCTTATAACTGTATTGCACTGATGTCTCGTCTGTGCTCACGAGACAAACCAGATCCACTCAAAGCTACAGACGGACAGAAAATCAACGCTTTTACAACATCCGCGGGAACCAAATTTGCGGATATGTGCTTTGGCTTAGACataataaaaatgtgacatttttatgaGAGACAGCCTACAAAATGTTTTGAGTGACATTTTGATGATCGAAATGAAAGCGCAAGTTGCGCGGTTCTGAGTAGCCTTCGGACTTCACGCTTTACTGCACGAACTGGGATTTATCCGTGGCGTTTTTACATAAACCAATGACATGATATATTTATCCTAACAGGTACGTTATATCGTCCTATATTCATCCAGATATCAGACGCGTGACACATGAACGCCAGGCTTCAGAAGTCTGCCGTGACGTTCGTAAAAAGAAACACTGTGGTCTGATCTCATTAACGACTTACCTAGTTCATCTCCATGACCCATTTGCGCCAAAACATACAATAATTCAGGCGTAATTATGGACGGGATTCCTTTTAATATAACCATTTCGAAACAAGTGACAGAACACGAAAGTTTGTGGAGAATCATGTGACCTTTTATTGTATTTCAATTGGTAGAGCTACAGTACGTCTCTAACGCAACCTGCGTTTCGAATAGCTTACGTAATTTGCGTACCTCTGGGTACTCGTGACAGCAGCCTAGTTTTaactatttatttcatattaagcaCGACTGGTTATACATGTCTAATTTTACTTTCCGTTTCAGAATGAGAAGGCATATTTATGTTCAGCATTGTCTTTGCATAAAATTACTTATTGTGTTatttgagtttaattttttttttttttttttgagtcataACCTCTTACATTTTCAGAAACCCAGAATGC
This window of the Carassius gibelio isolate Cgi1373 ecotype wild population from Czech Republic chromosome B13, carGib1.2-hapl.c, whole genome shotgun sequence genome carries:
- the si:ch211-217g15.3 gene encoding uncharacterized protein si:ch211-217g15.3; this translates as MIRFSVLVCLSVLLFSTSAKPYRPREKVLGKAVQDTIDFDHPSGKMILGMKEVEPPQDMDITDSDIDPNMLIWKAVKKEIQQKYDRPEEDKDALYHSFDIKHPADGKQPENYFQPLEHNQVRMHDKPEEDRDDLYHGMFDVAEEPMREEKDVIGGDVRPIYSSPEEDKDDLYHADVKGHQSDQQALPMNIFPIRPKRVHTEPEVDLDALYHKQ
- the fuom gene encoding fucose mutarotase isoform X1, giving the protein MILHKLSCSVTCFEMVILKGIPSIITPELLYVLAQMGHGDELVLADANFPTSSICKCGPVEIRTDGVGIPELLKAILKLFPLYTYDDSAAVMDLVHSDKFKGLKVPVWDQYSDLLKQAGSDGNFRFVERFAFYERAKKSFAVVATGETALYGNLIIKKGVIPPGEQC
- the fuom gene encoding fucose mutarotase isoform X2, yielding MILHKLSCSVTCFEMVILKGIPSIITPELLYVLAQMGHGDELVLADANFPTSSICKCGPVEIRTDGVGIPELLKAILKLFPLYTYDDSVAVMDLVHSDKFKGLKVPVWDQYSDLLKQAGSDGNFRFVERFAFYERAKKSFAVVATGETALYGNLIIKKGVIPPGEQC